GACTACACGAGGCGCTGTCCGTGTATGTCACCGCGATGGACTATCCACGTGGCACCGAGTTCCACCGCGCGCCCATGTGGACGGAGCATTCGACCAGGCCGGGATGGAAAGCCGTCGGCGCATACGCCGGACAGGCGGACGCCGCTTCGCCCCTGATCGGAATCGCCTACGGCTATCGCGGAAGTTCGGATCAGTGGTGGCACCAGCAGGTACTGCACGGGCTACGCCGCAGCGGCAGACCGCACTCCGAGATCTCCGCCATTCTCGACGACTACTTCGAACTGACCGAGTTGCACGTCCATCCCAACGGCCAGGGGCATCGACTGGGCGAATCCCTGCTTCGACACCTCTTGCGTGACCGGACGGAGCGCTCCGTCCTCCTGTCCACACCCGAGGTGTACGACGAGGACAACCGCGCGTGGCGGCTGTACCGACGACTGGGGTTCCAGGACGTACTCAGGCGATTCCGCTTCGCGGGAGACAACAGACCATTTGCGGTACTCGGCCGGGGATTGCCGTTATGACACCCGTTCTCGACGCAGTGGTAGTCGGCGCAGGACACAACGCATTGGTTTCAGCGGCCTACCTCGCCCGCGAAGGCTGGTCGGTGCAGGTCCTCGAGAAGGACACCGTCCCCGGCGGTGCCGTCTCGACCG
The nucleotide sequence above comes from Rhodococcus sp. KBS0724. Encoded proteins:
- a CDS encoding N-acetyltransferase, with amino-acid sequence MRPVDPQIAWTPHTVDLDREEFAKRLHEALSVYVTAMDYPRGTEFHRAPMWTEHSTRPGWKAVGAYAGQADAASPLIGIAYGYRGSSDQWWHQQVLHGLRRSGRPHSEISAILDDYFELTELHVHPNGQGHRLGESLLRHLLRDRTERSVLLSTPEVYDEDNRAWRLYRRLGFQDVLRRFRFAGDNRPFAVLGRGLPL